The window GATGGATACACCATTGAACCCATTGAGAAAGAATCCGTGGGGACTGAGATTATTCTAAAAATAAAAGAAAATACCGAAGACGAGAACTATGACGAGTATCTGGAAGAGTATGGGCTACAAGCCATCATTAAAAAGTATTCCGATTTCATCCGTTATCCCATTAAAATGAATATTGCCAATGAAGAGAAGATCATCAACAGTATGGTTCCGATCTGGAGAAAAAATAAAAATGAACTTACTCCTGAGGATTATGAGAATTTCTACAAGGAGAAACATTACGGTTTTGACAAACCCATCAAGCACATCCATATCAGTGTTGATGGGACCGTAAGATATCATGCGATTCTCTTTATCCCTGAGAAAATTCCCTTTGACTATTATACAAAGGAATATGAAAAAGGATTGGAACTCTATTCCAACGGTGTATTGATTATGAGCAAATGTCCGGATTTGCTGCCCGATTATTTTAGCTTCGTCAAAGGTATGGTCGATTCGGAGGATTTATCGCTTAATATCTCCCGGGAGATGTTGCAGCATGATCGTCAACTTAAGCTGATTGCCAAGAACATCAAAAGTAAGATCAAAAGCCAATTGCTAAGCCTATTAAAGGATGAGAGAGAAAAGTATGAAGAATTTTACAGATCCTTTGGCAGACAATTGAAATTTGGCGTTTATCATGAATTTGGAAGCCATAAAGAAGAATTGCAAGACTTGTTGATGTTCTACTCATCGAAAGAGAAAAAGTTGGTCACCTTAGAGGAATATGTGTCCCGAATGCCGGAAGACCAGAAATACATCTATTACGCCACCGGGGAGACCTATGAACGCATTGAAAAAATGCCGCAAACGGAGTTGGTTGCCGAGAAAGGATACGAAATTCTATATTTCACCGAGGATATCGATGAATTTGCCATCAAAATGTTAATGACATACAAAGATAAGGAGTTTAAATCCGTTTCCAGCGGTGACTTGGGCATTGAAACCGAAGAAAGTCAAAATCAACGAGAAGACGATCAAGAAAACATCGCTCTCTTTGATTCCATGAAAAAGATCTTGGCCGATAAAGTAAAGGATGTAAGGGCATCAAAACGGCTAAAGACCCATCCGGTATGTTTCTCCACCGAAGGTGAAGTCTCCATCGAAATGGAAAAAATTCTGAAAGCCATGCCAAATAATCAGAACATCCAGGCAGAAAAAGTGCTGGAAATCAATACCAATCATCCAGTATTCCACTCATTAAAAGAGGCTTTTGAAAAAGATCAAGAGAAATTCACGTTATATACCAATCTCTTGTATCATCAAGCCCTTCTCATTGAAGGACTACCAATCGAGGATCCAGTAGAATTCACCAACGATATTTGCAAAATCATGGTGTAATAGCTTAATGAAGAAAGGAAAGGAGCTGTCTAAATCGCAGCTCCTTTTTGATGTATTTTGCATAATCAAGAAATGCGCGTATGCTGGTAATCTAAATCGCAAGCAGATCAGATGAATGATGGCAAACGTACTTAGTTCCTCCTGAAAAAATCTGGGTTTTGTACAAAAATAAAAGGAATTCCAAGTCTCAATATGGAAATTGTTATAGTGGTTATCCGCATTCATGTGGGTTCTAACTTAGGAAGGCTTGGCCGATCATCTAACACTGTATCAATTGCAGGGAATACAAGTTTATTAAGCAAAATTCTTGAAAAGAGGGTGAAAGCAATTTTAAAACATATCATTAATGATGATCTAGAATTAAGACTACTTGAACCTTTCTATACTGAGGTTATTTTTCAGGAGATTCATAAAAACCGTGAATATTTGTCCAAGTGGTTCCCCTGGGTAGAAAAAACAACCAGTAGTGACGATACAAGAGCGCGTATTACATCTGAATTACAGCGGTTTGCAAATAATAATGGGTTTTCTTTGGGAATATTCTACAGAAACAAATATATAGGGACTATCAGTTTCCATGATGTTAATTGGAACGTGAAAATGACATCAATTGGTTATTGGTTAAGTTCGGAATATCAAGGTCTAGGGATTATGACAACCTGTTGTAAAGAACTCTTGAGGCATGGATTTGAGGTTATGGGATTAAATAGAATTGAAATTCGTGCAAGAACAGACAACACCAGAAGCATTGCAATACCTGTAAGATTAGGTTTTAAAGAAGAAGGGATTTTACGGCAGGTGGATTTTCATCATAACCAATACTATGATCATGTTGTATATGGGTTATTAAAGAACGAGTGGACATCTTCCCAAGGAAAAGGTGAGCATTAAATGATTCATGGTCGGCATGTATGGGTATATGATCTGGTAACTCATTCAGATTATCGGTCAAAGGGCTATGGAGAAAAATTATTAGAATTCATTCATAAGTGGGGAGAAGAAAACGGATGTAAAACTGTTGCTTTATCGTCAGGTGTAGAAAGAAGAGATGCACATAGATTCTATGAAAAGAAAATGGGATATTAAGATACCAAGTTATGTTTTCAAAAAAGAATTATTATAAATTTCAATAAAGGGTGATAATCTATGAATTGGATGCTTCCTGTATCTGTGAAGGGGAGACACTATTGCAAGTGATTCTTCAAATGCTTTAATTGCGCAACGATCATAAAGCTTACAATCACCAACAGGATCCAAGAACTGATTTTCCCCAGACCAACCAGCTGCCATTGATCATGTTGGTTGGGATACTTCCACGCGCCAAAAAATGTGGCAATATTCTCCGCAATCCAGACAAATAAACCGATCAAAAAGAAAGAGAGCACAAGAGGCATGTAAAACGTTCGTCCCATGATCAGAATTTCTTAAGGCCTTATCCCAGGAGGAAATCAAGGTCATCGTACAAAAATATCCCCTTTTTCCTCCAATGTGTTTATGTACGAACGGCCTAAGAGTCATCACTATACCGAGTGGGAGACCATCAACAGAGGTTCCTTAACCGAGGCAAAAGGTAGTTGTGGTCAACTGCTTGCTGCCCGAACTATTATCATGATGATGCTTATGACCTATAGACGCCAAATGTGTGATCATATTCAATGGGTAGTGCTGGTTTCGGATAACCCCTTTGGTCAGGCTGTATCTACTCATATTCTAAATCCAATTTTCGCCATCTCTGAGATTCTACACTTACAGTGGATTGTCCTTGCACCACCGGAATTAATCAAGCTGGATGTTAGCCGCAGATTTCCGGTATATTGGGAATTGGAGCTGCAGAAGGAAGGGAATGGGGAGAGAATAATAGAGAGTCTGCTACACGGCGGACGAGCTTTTACGGAAAGTTTAATTTTGTACGATTTATAGAATCATATGTTCGCTATCCCTATTCTATGGTATAATATGTGTACAATAGAATCGGCTCTCAAGGGCGGTTGGCTCATCTCCCAGAGAGGAGGTGATGCCATGGAAGTCAAGGACGCTTTAGTAGTGATGTTCATGTTCGGCATGTTCATCCTTGCCTTACTTTCCTACCTCAAAAATAAGTAGACCTCCCTTGAGCCTGACAGCTACGGAGGTCTAGCTTCTGTTACTGTTATGCCGATCGCCCTTGATGGCAATCTATTGTGCGGACCGTAGATGCTACCAACATCTATGGTCTTTATAAGTTTATTCAAAAAATTACTTTTCTAATGCTATTTTAACATATCTATTTTGCTATGAAAAGGTACTCCTTGCCAAAGAAAACTTCCAAAACATATAAAGGTTCAGATTGCAACCGTGAAAGTGTAATGGTTATGCTGGGTGATGAAGGATATGAAC is drawn from Microaerobacter geothermalis and contains these coding sequences:
- the htpG gene encoding molecular chaperone HtpG is translated as MEKKQFQAESRRLLELMIHSIYTHKEIFLRELISNASDAIDKIYYKALTDDSLSFNKEDYYIKVVPDKENRTLKIIDTGIGMTKEEMENNLGTIAKSGSLAFKSENEIKDGHEIIGQFGVGFYSAFMVSDVVTVISKALGSEQAYKWESSGADGYTIEPIEKESVGTEIILKIKENTEDENYDEYLEEYGLQAIIKKYSDFIRYPIKMNIANEEKIINSMVPIWRKNKNELTPEDYENFYKEKHYGFDKPIKHIHISVDGTVRYHAILFIPEKIPFDYYTKEYEKGLELYSNGVLIMSKCPDLLPDYFSFVKGMVDSEDLSLNISREMLQHDRQLKLIAKNIKSKIKSQLLSLLKDEREKYEEFYRSFGRQLKFGVYHEFGSHKEELQDLLMFYSSKEKKLVTLEEYVSRMPEDQKYIYYATGETYERIEKMPQTELVAEKGYEILYFTEDIDEFAIKMLMTYKDKEFKSVSSGDLGIETEESQNQREDDQENIALFDSMKKILADKVKDVRASKRLKTHPVCFSTEGEVSIEMEKILKAMPNNQNIQAEKVLEINTNHPVFHSLKEAFEKDQEKFTLYTNLLYHQALLIEGLPIEDPVEFTNDICKIMV
- a CDS encoding putative holin-like toxin, whose product is MEVKDALVVMFMFGMFILALLSYLKNK
- a CDS encoding GNAT family N-acetyltransferase → MEIVIVVIRIHVGSNLGRLGRSSNTVSIAGNTSLLSKILEKRVKAILKHIINDDLELRLLEPFYTEVIFQEIHKNREYLSKWFPWVEKTTSSDDTRARITSELQRFANNNGFSLGIFYRNKYIGTISFHDVNWNVKMTSIGYWLSSEYQGLGIMTTCCKELLRHGFEVMGLNRIEIRARTDNTRSIAIPVRLGFKEEGILRQVDFHHNQYYDHVVYGLLKNEWTSSQGKGEH
- a CDS encoding GNAT family N-acetyltransferase, translated to MIHGRHVWVYDLVTHSDYRSKGYGEKLLEFIHKWGEENGCKTVALSSGVERRDAHRFYEKKMGY